Proteins from a single region of Nodularia sp. LEGE 06071:
- a CDS encoding response regulator: MNTFGTFRTLSPQSLLRHLSSCYDTTSLQAFSKLVTWAIYLNQGKIIYATHSVEPFDRLERHLHRLSDQIPPLTSEIRVQLRLIFEPDLHNQFIEDDSDLNHQPADYQAIHWLINQGYLNTQQATLLLQELVTEVVESFLLIKSGHFALSHSQPKVSEVCRLDVGKVIERCQIQLDNWRILTPYISSPYQRPYLLINNIVHNQTFTSLQANLINWMKGFSLRHLAMMMNQDEIELAKTLYPYIIKGEVILHEPDPPFDQLPRNVEKLSLSSSYSRELLQTNLVAIPVETSNNTIESYADNSVEQFPDISDHARENIQGLTISNNINPPAERVMAATITPKKVYKIVSVDDSPTILKEISRFLEGETFFVVAINNPLKAVMSIIRHQPDLILLDLNMAGIDGYELCRLIRNNPIFQNTPVIFVTGYKGIIDRVKARLVGATGYLTKPFTRVELLKIVFKNLT, encoded by the coding sequence ATGAATACTTTTGGCACTTTCAGAACCCTAAGTCCTCAGAGTCTGTTAAGACACTTATCTAGTTGCTATGATACTACAAGTTTACAAGCTTTTAGTAAATTAGTTACCTGGGCAATTTACTTAAATCAAGGTAAGATAATTTACGCTACTCATTCCGTAGAGCCGTTTGATCGGCTAGAACGCCATCTGCATCGCCTTAGCGATCAAATTCCACCGCTTACTAGTGAAATTCGTGTCCAATTACGCTTAATTTTTGAACCAGACTTACACAATCAGTTCATAGAAGATGATAGTGATCTCAATCATCAACCTGCTGATTATCAAGCTATTCACTGGCTGATTAATCAAGGCTATTTGAATACGCAACAAGCAACATTGCTGCTTCAAGAATTAGTTACAGAAGTAGTCGAATCATTTTTGTTAATTAAATCTGGTCATTTTGCATTAAGCCATTCCCAGCCAAAAGTATCAGAAGTATGCAGACTGGATGTCGGAAAAGTTATAGAACGTTGTCAAATCCAATTAGATAATTGGCGAATTTTAACACCTTATATCTCTTCACCTTATCAACGTCCATATCTGTTGATTAATAACATAGTCCACAATCAAACTTTTACATCTCTCCAGGCAAATCTAATTAACTGGATGAAGGGGTTCAGTCTACGTCATCTGGCGATGATGATGAATCAAGATGAAATTGAACTAGCTAAAACACTATACCCTTACATTATTAAAGGCGAAGTTATATTACATGAACCAGATCCACCTTTTGATCAATTACCGAGAAATGTGGAAAAGTTGTCATTATCTTCTAGTTATTCCAGAGAATTACTGCAAACAAATTTAGTAGCTATACCAGTAGAGACAAGTAATAATACAATTGAATCTTACGCGGACAATTCTGTAGAGCAATTCCCGGATATTTCTGATCATGCAAGAGAAAATATTCAGGGCTTAACAATATCAAATAACATAAATCCTCCGGCTGAAAGAGTAATGGCTGCTACCATAACCCCCAAAAAAGTTTATAAAATTGTTTCTGTGGATGATAGTCCCACAATTCTCAAGGAAATTAGCCGTTTTTTAGAAGGGGAAACTTTTTTTGTCGTCGCAATTAATAATCCACTAAAAGCTGTAATGTCGATTATTCGACACCAACCAGATTTGATTTTACTGGATCTGAATATGGCTGGAATTGACGGTTATGAGTTGTGCCGACTTATCCGAAATAATCCGATATTTCAAAATACTCCGGTTATTTTTGTCACGGGTTATAAGGGAATTATTGATAGGGTAAAAGCGAGATTAGTCGGAGCCACTGGATATTTGACGAAACCTTTTACACGTGTTGAGTTACTAAAAATTGTCTTCAAAAACTTGACTTGA
- a CDS encoding vWA domain-containing protein has translation MHDTLKLDEIVEFAENPEPRCPCVLLLDTSGSMQGDPIEALNQGLLSLKDELVKNSLAARRVEVAIITFDSNVNIVQDFVTADQFNPPILTAQGLTTMGAGIHKALDMVQERKSLYRANGIAYYRPWVFMITDGEPQGELDDLIEQAAQRLQGDEANKRVAFFTVGVENANMMRLNQLAVRTPLKLKGLNFIEMFVWLSASMSAVSHSQVDEQVALPPIGWGTL, from the coding sequence ATGCACGATACCTTAAAACTCGATGAAATAGTTGAATTTGCTGAAAATCCTGAACCACGTTGCCCTTGTGTGCTGTTGCTGGACACATCTGGCTCAATGCAAGGAGATCCCATAGAGGCTTTAAATCAGGGCTTGCTGAGTTTAAAGGATGAATTAGTGAAAAATTCCTTGGCAGCCAGAAGGGTGGAAGTGGCGATCATCACTTTTGATAGTAATGTCAACATAGTCCAAGACTTTGTGACAGCCGATCAATTTAACCCGCCAATCTTGACAGCACAGGGATTAACGACAATGGGGGCGGGAATTCATAAAGCATTAGACATGGTGCAAGAGCGTAAATCCCTATATCGAGCCAATGGTATTGCTTACTATCGTCCTTGGGTATTCATGATTACAGATGGAGAACCACAGGGTGAATTAGATGATCTCATAGAGCAAGCAGCGCAACGACTGCAAGGAGATGAAGCCAATAAACGAGTCGCATTCTTCACAGTCGGGGTAGAAAACGCTAACATGATGCGCTTAAATCAATTAGCTGTGCGGACTCCGCTCAAACTCAAAGGACTTAACTTTATTGAGATGTTTGTTTGGTTGTCAGCTAGTATGTCAGCAGTTTCCCATTCCCAGGTAGATGAACAGGTAGCACTACCACCCATTGGCTGGGGGACTCTTTAA
- a CDS encoding PP2C family serine/threonine-protein phosphatase, translating into MNTTSKQISHWRVVAASVCGTSHIRNKQLCQDAHHWQLLPGNVLVTAAADGAGSASQGKIGAMVAVETAIETLSIQEITPDCLGDDAIVQSLLNQALLSAKKAVEDEAVACSKQPQDLATTLIIMVATPDMVAVVQIGDGLAVAKDDQGNLLALTIPDNGEYINQTTFLTSPHALDTAQMRLWRETIVNVGVLTDGLQMLALNMVVGEPHKPFFFPLFDFVENAEDQTLAKEQLVRFLGSERITQRTDDDLTLILASLI; encoded by the coding sequence ATGAACACAACATCAAAACAGATATCTCATTGGCGAGTAGTCGCCGCCTCTGTATGTGGTACCAGCCACATCAGAAACAAGCAACTGTGTCAAGACGCTCACCACTGGCAGCTATTACCAGGTAATGTGTTGGTGACTGCGGCGGCTGATGGTGCAGGTTCTGCCAGCCAGGGAAAAATCGGAGCAATGGTAGCTGTAGAAACAGCAATAGAAACCCTTTCTATTCAAGAAATTACTCCAGACTGCCTTGGAGATGATGCCATTGTACAATCACTATTGAATCAGGCCTTGCTATCTGCGAAAAAAGCCGTAGAGGATGAAGCGGTAGCTTGTAGCAAACAGCCACAAGATTTAGCAACTACCTTAATTATTATGGTTGCCACACCAGATATGGTAGCAGTTGTACAAATTGGTGATGGTTTAGCAGTAGCTAAGGATGATCAGGGTAACTTACTGGCACTGACAATACCTGACAATGGCGAATACATTAACCAGACGACTTTTTTAACTTCCCCTCATGCTTTAGATACAGCACAAATGAGATTATGGCGTGAAACCATAGTTAATGTTGGTGTCCTCACCGATGGACTGCAAATGCTGGCTTTAAACATGGTGGTTGGTGAACCTCACAAACCATTCTTTTTTCCCTTATTCGACTTTGTGGAAAATGCCGAAGATCAGACATTAGCCAAAGAGCAGTTAGTGAGGTTTTTAGGTTCTGAGCGGATTACCCAACGTACTGATGATGATTTGACGCTGATTTTAGCTAGCCTCATCTAG
- a CDS encoding tetratricopeptide repeat protein yields MQVLRCLPKPEIINLSVSLGRGGEACIYAVPSCGDLVAKVYHKPTVAHAHKLQAMLANPPENPTASLGHISIAWPQDLLRATDQSNEIIGFLMPHIRGMRPIIDFYNPRTRREHCPLFNYQYLLRTARNLAAAFAALHSSGYCVGDVNESNILVSDTALVTLVDTDSFQVYDPDQNIVYRCSVGKPEFTPPELQNKTFAQHDRKITHDSFGLAVLIFQLLMEGTHPFSGIFQGIPEPPPYEARIAAGHFTYSQKHQVPYRPTPIAPAWEVLHPKLQELFLRCFEDGHHDPELRPSAQTWLSVLAEAEDSLITCTTNPQHRYNNHLDSCPWCERTLRLGGRDPFPSPRAVENREHLRPRVVPKRRYAQRPRSPQPVSPQYQVNYWHPVAIPSYFPAQNRKKTKFYPAIFCLMGFGLLGYLDVAIKLTRPYVSQNALTQQTVMARSQKLEAETLTFADYYTQGHAAYQIRDYEQAVKKFSQALEQEPANARAFVNRGNARYNLRDYEGALQDYNKALEINPEEVKAFVNRGNARYMMAEHSHDPDREYHMAIADFNQALGINDQEAEAYIRRGIVRSQIAKYSSESVQEYQQAIVDFSQAIRLNASRAEAYFQRGEVRYKMAQFSSNFLPEYQQVIADFNQALKINGNLAKVYLKRGMIRYELTQYTGKDSDPNNLKAIEDLETAAKLSLEQEDTESYQQALSSICVIIESQCTALLQSSAMLKYTGKN; encoded by the coding sequence ATGCAGGTCTTACGTTGTCTTCCCAAACCAGAAATTATCAACCTCAGCGTTAGTTTGGGGCGTGGCGGTGAAGCTTGTATCTATGCAGTGCCGTCCTGTGGTGATTTAGTCGCCAAGGTTTATCACAAGCCAACAGTTGCTCACGCCCACAAACTTCAGGCGATGCTGGCCAACCCTCCAGAAAACCCGACGGCTAGCTTGGGGCATATTTCCATTGCTTGGCCGCAGGATTTATTACGGGCGACAGATCAAAGCAATGAAATCATTGGCTTTTTGATGCCCCATATTCGGGGGATGCGCCCCATTATCGACTTTTACAATCCGAGAACCCGTCGCGAACATTGTCCCTTATTCAATTATCAGTATCTGCTTCGCACGGCTCGCAATTTAGCAGCAGCTTTTGCCGCTTTGCATAGTAGTGGATATTGCGTTGGTGACGTGAATGAGTCAAATATTCTGGTCAGCGATACAGCACTGGTGACTTTGGTAGATACTGACTCTTTCCAAGTGTACGATCCTGATCAAAATATTGTTTATCGCTGTTCAGTGGGTAAACCTGAGTTTACTCCACCGGAACTACAAAATAAAACTTTTGCTCAACACGATCGCAAAATTACCCATGACTCCTTTGGCTTGGCGGTGTTGATTTTTCAACTTTTAATGGAAGGTACTCACCCCTTTTCGGGAATCTTTCAAGGTATTCCAGAGCCACCACCCTACGAAGCCCGCATTGCGGCGGGACATTTCACTTACAGTCAAAAGCACCAAGTCCCTTATCGCCCCACCCCCATCGCACCTGCTTGGGAAGTGCTTCATCCCAAGTTGCAAGAATTGTTTTTACGTTGTTTTGAGGATGGTCACCATGACCCAGAACTGCGCCCCAGCGCCCAAACTTGGCTATCAGTTTTAGCTGAAGCCGAAGATAGCCTGATTACTTGTACGACTAATCCCCAGCATCGCTACAATAACCATTTAGATAGTTGTCCTTGGTGTGAACGGACTTTGCGCTTAGGTGGACGTGACCCATTTCCATCACCTAGAGCGGTAGAAAATCGCGAACATCTGCGCCCGCGAGTCGTACCTAAAAGGCGTTACGCCCAGCGTCCACGTTCTCCACAACCAGTTAGTCCGCAGTACCAAGTCAATTATTGGCATCCAGTGGCTATCCCTAGCTATTTTCCGGCTCAAAATCGCAAGAAGACCAAGTTTTATCCTGCTATCTTCTGTTTAATGGGCTTTGGTCTATTGGGCTATCTGGACGTAGCGATTAAATTGACTCGTCCTTATGTTTCTCAAAATGCCTTGACTCAACAAACGGTGATGGCTCGTTCTCAGAAATTAGAGGCAGAAACTCTGACTTTCGCAGATTACTATACCCAGGGTCATGCTGCTTACCAAATTCGAGATTATGAGCAAGCAGTCAAAAAGTTTAGCCAAGCCCTAGAGCAGGAACCGGCAAATGCCAGAGCTTTTGTTAACCGGGGCAATGCTCGCTACAATTTGAGAGATTATGAAGGCGCTCTGCAAGACTATAACAAAGCTTTGGAGATTAACCCTGAAGAAGTCAAAGCTTTTGTCAACCGCGGCAATGCCCGTTATATGATGGCTGAACATAGCCACGATCCTGATCGAGAATATCACATGGCGATCGCAGATTTTAATCAAGCTCTGGGAATCAACGATCAAGAAGCTGAAGCCTATATTAGAAGAGGTATTGTTCGTTCTCAAATAGCTAAATATAGCAGCGAATCTGTACAAGAATATCAACAAGCAATTGTGGATTTTAGCCAGGCGATTCGACTCAATGCATCCAGAGCAGAAGCTTATTTTCAGCGCGGTGAAGTGCGCTATAAAATGGCACAATTTAGCAGCAACTTTCTTCCAGAATATCAACAGGTAATAGCTGACTTTAACCAAGCACTGAAAATAAATGGCAACCTGGCGAAAGTTTATCTCAAGCGAGGGATGATTCGCTACGAACTTACACAATATACTGGAAAAGACTCTGACCCAAATAATCTCAAGGCTATTGAAGATTTAGAAACAGCCGCCAAACTTTCCTTAGAACAAGAGGATACAGAAAGCTACCAGCAAGCACTGAGCAGTATCTGTGTAATCATAGAAAGCCAATGTACTGCGTTATTACAAAGCTCTGCTATGTTGAAATATACAGGTAAAAATTAA
- the rfbF gene encoding glucose-1-phosphate cytidylyltransferase, with protein sequence MKAVILAGGLGTRLSEETSIRPKPMVEIGGKPILWHIMKTYSAHGINDFIICCGYKGYIIKEYFANYFLHMSDVTFDMRFNQMNVHSGYAEPWRVTLVNTGDYTMTGGRLKRISDHVGNSTFCFTYGDGVSNINITELIKFHQEQKTLATLSAVQPAGRFGAISLGHEQTKINSFQEKPEGDGAWINGGYFVLEPEAINLISDDSTVWEKEPLEKLAQMDQLSAFKHNGFWQPMDTLRDKNHLEELWKSGDAPWKVW encoded by the coding sequence ATGAAAGCAGTCATTCTGGCTGGAGGACTCGGTACACGCCTCAGTGAAGAAACGAGTATCAGACCTAAGCCAATGGTGGAAATTGGTGGTAAACCAATTCTTTGGCACATCATGAAGACTTACTCTGCCCACGGTATTAATGATTTTATCATTTGTTGTGGATATAAAGGTTACATCATTAAAGAGTATTTTGCTAATTACTTTTTACATATGTCAGATGTTACCTTTGATATGCGATTCAACCAAATGAATGTGCATTCTGGCTATGCCGAACCCTGGCGCGTCACCTTAGTAAATACGGGTGATTACACAATGACAGGTGGACGCTTAAAACGCATCAGTGATCATGTTGGTAATAGCACATTTTGCTTCACATATGGCGATGGTGTAAGTAACATCAATATTACAGAGTTAATTAAATTTCATCAAGAACAAAAAACCTTAGCGACACTGAGTGCAGTGCAACCCGCAGGACGCTTTGGTGCTATTTCTTTAGGACATGAGCAAACTAAAATCAACAGCTTTCAGGAAAAACCTGAAGGTGATGGCGCATGGATTAATGGCGGTTACTTTGTCTTAGAACCAGAAGCAATTAACTTGATTTCTGATGACTCTACAGTTTGGGAAAAAGAACCATTAGAAAAACTGGCACAGATGGATCAGTTATCTGCTTTTAAACATAATGGTTTTTGGCAGCCGATGGATACTTTACGCGATAAAAACCACCTAGAAGAACTGTGGAAAAGTGGTGATGCTCCTTGGAAAGTGTGGTAA
- the rfbG gene encoding CDP-glucose 4,6-dehydratase produces MKSNFWAGKKVFVTGHTGFKGSWLSLWLQMLGAEVCGYALTPPTPVNLFELAHIGDGMTSVVGDIRDLDFLQQVMQTYQPDIVMHLAAQALVRESYYNPVDTYAVNIMGTVNLLEAVRNVPSVRAVVSVTSDKCYENREWVWGYRETDAMGGYDPYSSSKGCAELVTTAYRQSFFNPADYAQHGVAVASVRAGNVIGGGDWAKDRLVPDILNAWLAGKEVVIRNPQAVRPWQHVLEPLNGYLMLAEKLFTQGSLYCGGWNFGPNESGVKTVAWVVDQLQQFWGDDAHWIQDAGVQPHEANLLTLDCAKARTQIHWKPRLDLPTALAWIVDWTKAWQQGCDMRQKSQSQIQQFMQLAHLQQREISWLGVEAGENVPQVAESRT; encoded by the coding sequence ATGAAATCAAATTTTTGGGCGGGAAAAAAAGTTTTTGTCACCGGACATACAGGCTTTAAAGGTAGTTGGTTATCTCTGTGGTTACAAATGTTAGGGGCTGAGGTCTGTGGTTACGCTTTAACTCCTCCCACACCTGTGAATTTGTTTGAGTTAGCTCACATTGGTGATGGCATGACATCGGTGGTAGGAGACATCAGAGATTTAGATTTTCTCCAGCAAGTGATGCAAACCTACCAGCCAGATATTGTGATGCATCTGGCCGCTCAGGCGTTGGTGCGGGAATCTTACTACAACCCAGTAGACACCTATGCTGTGAATATCATGGGAACAGTCAACTTATTGGAAGCAGTCAGGAATGTACCCAGCGTCAGAGCAGTAGTTTCAGTCACCTCTGATAAATGTTATGAAAATCGGGAATGGGTTTGGGGCTACCGGGAAACTGATGCTATGGGGGGATATGACCCTTACAGCAGTAGTAAAGGATGTGCTGAATTAGTCACTACAGCTTATCGTCAATCATTTTTCAATCCGGCTGATTACGCACAACATGGGGTAGCTGTAGCCAGTGTTCGAGCTGGAAATGTGATTGGCGGTGGAGATTGGGCTAAAGACCGACTGGTTCCAGATATTCTCAACGCTTGGCTTGCAGGGAAAGAAGTTGTGATTAGAAATCCCCAAGCAGTGCGCCCTTGGCAACACGTTCTGGAACCTCTGAATGGTTACTTAATGCTGGCTGAAAAACTATTTACTCAGGGTTCACTTTATTGTGGAGGCTGGAATTTTGGGCCGAATGAGTCAGGAGTGAAAACTGTAGCTTGGGTAGTTGACCAACTTCAGCAGTTTTGGGGTGATGATGCTCATTGGATTCAGGATGCTGGAGTTCAACCCCATGAAGCCAATTTATTAACCTTGGATTGTGCTAAAGCCCGGACTCAAATTCACTGGAAACCACGATTAGATTTACCCACAGCTTTAGCTTGGATTGTGGATTGGACTAAAGCTTGGCAACAAGGCTGTGATATGCGGCAAAAGAGTCAATCTCAAATTCAGCAGTTTATGCAACTTGCACATTTACAGCAACGAGAAATTTCTTGGCTGGGAGTTGAAGCCGGGGAAAATGTGCCTCAAGTCGCTGAATCAAGAACTTAA
- a CDS encoding phytanoyl-CoA dioxygenase, translated as MFTTLGDKFFSLQSELSYRSLCWQHGKKLPVLAASDRVILDSIKRDGIHITNLTELGLTSTSKLLSSAYRLLPSMGTANYSSSTQNPPEIFIVTDLPSFYNWGKEQRLFNIIENYIGLPVAYHGVHLRKDFANTEQFQTLLWHKDIEDRRILKIIIYLTDVEEKHGPFEYVPISLISRAKAYRIQRKIKNLGGIDDQTLNKIVPKSAWKSCPGKAGTVIFADTRRILHHGTLRTEERSTLFFAYTANPAKRPELCTHYWDNTYPRPTVNREFDEDQLETLEKVPVTTQLN; from the coding sequence ATGTTTACTACTCTTGGAGATAAGTTTTTTTCTCTGCAATCAGAGCTAAGTTACAGATCATTATGTTGGCAACATGGAAAAAAATTGCCTGTACTAGCAGCAAGCGATCGCGTAATTCTTGACTCGATTAAACGTGACGGAATTCACATCACAAACCTGACAGAATTAGGATTAACTTCTACCTCAAAACTGTTGAGTTCTGCTTACCGTTTACTGCCAAGTATGGGAACAGCTAACTACAGCAGTTCAACCCAAAATCCGCCAGAAATTTTCATAGTTACGGATTTACCATCATTTTATAACTGGGGAAAGGAACAAAGGCTGTTCAACATTATTGAAAATTACATCGGTCTTCCGGTGGCTTATCATGGTGTACATTTACGTAAAGACTTTGCCAACACAGAGCAGTTTCAGACACTGCTATGGCATAAAGATATAGAAGACCGCCGAATTCTCAAAATTATTATCTACTTAACTGATGTGGAAGAAAAACATGGACCTTTTGAATATGTGCCAATATCTTTAATTTCCAGAGCAAAAGCTTATCGAATTCAACGCAAAATTAAAAACTTAGGCGGAATTGATGATCAAACTCTAAATAAAATTGTCCCAAAATCCGCTTGGAAATCTTGCCCTGGAAAGGCAGGTACAGTTATTTTTGCTGATACAAGACGAATTTTACATCATGGCACTCTCCGCACCGAAGAACGGTCAACGCTATTTTTTGCCTATACTGCCAACCCCGCAAAGCGTCCAGAACTGTGTACTCATTACTGGGATAATACCTATCCCAGACCAACTGTAAACAGAGAATTTGATGAAGATCAACTAGAAACTCTAGAAAAAGTACCAGTAACAACACAATTAAATTAA
- the rfbC gene encoding dTDP-4-dehydrorhamnose 3,5-epimerase: protein MIFTTTALKDAFIVDVEKKPDHRGFFARGFCAQEFMAHGLKPTVSQCNISFNYKQGTVRGMHYQVSPAAETKLVRCTKGAIYDVIIDMRPESPSFLSYIGVELTAENHRALYVPEMFAHGYQTLTDEAEVVYQVGEFYTPGYERGLLYNDPFFNIEWPLEVSEISEKDLSWTLLEMIPVGSADPR, encoded by the coding sequence ATGATTTTTACCACAACTGCACTCAAAGACGCATTCATTGTTGATGTAGAAAAAAAGCCGGATCATCGGGGATTTTTTGCCCGTGGTTTCTGCGCCCAAGAATTTATGGCTCATGGTTTAAAGCCTACAGTTTCCCAATGTAATATATCTTTTAACTACAAGCAGGGTACTGTACGGGGAATGCATTATCAAGTTTCTCCAGCCGCAGAAACAAAATTGGTGCGTTGTACTAAAGGCGCTATCTATGACGTAATTATTGATATGCGTCCGGAATCGCCAAGTTTTTTATCATATATTGGTGTAGAATTGACCGCAGAAAATCACCGGGCTTTGTATGTCCCAGAAATGTTTGCTCACGGTTATCAAACTCTCACAGATGAGGCTGAGGTCGTTTATCAAGTGGGTGAGTTTTATACACCAGGTTATGAACGAGGATTACTCTATAATGACCCATTTTTTAATATTGAATGGCCTCTAGAAGTAAGTGAAATTTCTGAGAAAGACTTAAGTTGGACTTTGCTGGAAATGATTCCGGTTGGTAGTGCAGATCCTAGATAA
- a CDS encoding NAD(P)H-dependent oxidoreductase: MIIIDRALEARAAAGNPVKVGMIGAGFMGRGIANQIINSVPGMELVAIFSRQVDAAKRAYTEAGLENIQVVTSVTELEEAIAQDKYAVTEDAGLLCQAEGIDAIIEVTGAVEFGARIVMEAIAHGKHVIMMNAELDATIGPILNVYANKAKVILSACDGDQPGVEMNLYRFVKSIGLTPLLCGNIKGLQDPYRNPTTQEGFAKRWGQKAHMVTSFADGTKISFEQAIVANATGMKVAQRGMLGYNFSGHVDQMTKMYDVDQLKELGGIVDYVVGAQPSPGVFVFATHDDPKQRHYLDLYKLGEGPLYSFYTPYHLCHFEVPLSVARAVLFQDAVLSPLAGPVVDVITTAKINLKAGETLDGIGYYMTYGQCENSSIVQEQKLLPIGLAEGCRLKRDIPQDQVLTYDDVELPQGRLCDQLRAEQNVYFASEKVLATVG, translated from the coding sequence ATGATTATTATTGATCGTGCCTTAGAAGCCCGCGCCGCAGCCGGAAATCCGGTGAAAGTGGGGATGATTGGTGCTGGTTTTATGGGTCGGGGAATTGCTAATCAAATTATCAATTCAGTTCCGGGAATGGAGTTGGTGGCGATTTTTAGCCGTCAGGTTGATGCAGCTAAACGAGCTTATACAGAAGCGGGACTAGAAAATATTCAAGTTGTAACGAGTGTCACTGAATTAGAAGAGGCGATCGCTCAGGATAAATATGCAGTTACGGAAGATGCTGGATTACTCTGTCAAGCTGAGGGCATTGATGCCATTATTGAAGTCACTGGTGCAGTAGAATTTGGCGCTAGGATCGTCATGGAAGCGATCGCTCATGGCAAACACGTAATTATGATGAATGCCGAACTTGACGCGACTATCGGCCCCATCCTCAATGTGTACGCCAACAAAGCCAAAGTCATTCTCAGCGCCTGTGATGGTGATCAGCCAGGGGTAGAAATGAATCTCTACCGATTTGTCAAAAGTATTGGTCTGACTCCGTTATTGTGCGGTAACATTAAAGGACTTCAAGACCCTTATCGTAATCCTACGACTCAAGAAGGATTTGCTAAACGTTGGGGTCAAAAAGCCCACATGGTGACTAGTTTTGCCGATGGAACCAAAATTTCCTTCGAGCAGGCGATCGTTGCCAACGCCACAGGAATGAAAGTCGCCCAGCGGGGAATGCTCGGCTACAACTTCAGTGGTCATGTTGATCAAATGACCAAAATGTACGACGTTGATCAACTTAAAGAACTCGGTGGTATCGTTGATTATGTAGTTGGCGCTCAACCTAGCCCTGGTGTATTTGTATTTGCCACTCACGACGACCCCAAACAACGCCACTATCTCGATTTGTACAAGTTAGGTGAAGGCCCTTTATATAGCTTCTACACTCCTTATCACCTCTGTCATTTTGAAGTTCCATTATCTGTAGCCCGTGCTGTCCTGTTTCAAGATGCTGTCTTATCTCCACTAGCAGGCCCCGTGGTCGATGTGATCACCACTGCCAAAATTAATCTCAAAGCCGGCGAAACCCTAGATGGTATTGGCTACTATATGACCTACGGTCAATGTGAAAATTCTTCTATTGTGCAAGAGCAAAAATTACTACCAATCGGTTTAGCAGAAGGTTGTCGACTCAAACGAGATATTCCCCAGGATCAAGTCCTGACTTACGATGATGTCGAATTGCCTCAAGGCAGACTTTGCGACCAACTACGCGCTGAACAAAACGTTTATTTTGCATCAGAAAAAGTTCTGGCTACCGTGGGATAA
- a CDS encoding glycosyltransferase, giving the protein MKIALVHDYLTQRGGAERVFELLCKRYPEADVFTSLYNPQKTIDMGDRIVKTTFLQKIPGAAKYFRLMAPLYFPAFRALDLQDYDLIISSSTSFAKAVRKRPDAKHICFCHNVTRFLWDTETYLREYGDYRYFAPLIEQIFQLMRNVDLKYAQEPDLYIANSSVVARRIQKIYHKQAIAINYPIDTNNFLFSDIKDEYYLASARMISYKRLDIIIEAFNWLGWQLLISGDGPEQERLKAKALDNIKFLGHVSDAQRKELFSKAKSVIVAALEDYGLVPVEANASGTPVIAYGAGGVLDTQIHGKTGVLFNRQTPESIQSALLESGGITWNYENIRNHAVNNFSEPVFFSKVEQLIEQTCSIN; this is encoded by the coding sequence ATGAAAATTGCTCTAGTTCATGATTATTTAACCCAGCGCGGTGGAGCAGAGCGCGTATTTGAATTACTTTGTAAGCGTTACCCCGAAGCGGATGTTTTCACTTCTTTGTACAATCCGCAAAAGACTATTGATATGGGTGATCGGATAGTCAAAACTACTTTTTTGCAAAAAATTCCCGGCGCAGCCAAGTATTTTAGATTGATGGCTCCTTTGTATTTTCCTGCCTTTCGGGCGTTGGATCTACAAGATTACGATTTGATTATTAGTAGTAGTACTAGCTTTGCCAAAGCAGTACGCAAACGTCCAGATGCAAAACATATTTGTTTTTGTCATAATGTTACCCGTTTCTTGTGGGATACGGAAACTTATTTAAGGGAGTATGGGGACTATCGATATTTTGCGCCGTTAATTGAACAGATTTTTCAATTGATGCGAAATGTAGATTTAAAATATGCTCAGGAACCTGACCTTTATATTGCTAACTCTAGTGTAGTCGCCCGTCGTATTCAAAAAATTTACCACAAACAAGCAATTGCCATTAACTATCCAATTGATACAAATAATTTTTTGTTTTCAGATATAAAAGATGAATACTATCTGGCTTCGGCGCGGATGATCAGCTATAAGCGGCTAGATATAATCATCGAAGCCTTTAATTGGCTAGGTTGGCAATTATTAATCTCAGGTGATGGGCCAGAACAAGAACGACTCAAAGCCAAAGCCTTAGATAATATTAAGTTTTTAGGACACGTCAGTGATGCTCAACGTAAAGAATTATTTTCTAAAGCCAAGTCTGTGATTGTGGCCGCCTTAGAAGACTATGGATTAGTTCCCGTAGAGGCTAATGCTAGTGGCACACCAGTGATTGCCTACGGAGCCGGTGGAGTATTAGATACACAGATCCACGGTAAAACAGGGGTATTGTTTAACAGACAAACACCAGAATCCATACAATCTGCATTATTAGAGTCCGGAGGAATCACTTGGAATTATGAAAATATTCGTAATCATGCAGTAAACAATTTCTCGGAACCAGTATTTTTTAGCAAGGTTGAGCAACTTATTGAACAAACTTGTAGTATCAATTAA